One genomic segment of Podarcis raffonei isolate rPodRaf1 chromosome 7, rPodRaf1.pri, whole genome shotgun sequence includes these proteins:
- the TMEM64 gene encoding transmembrane protein 64 — translation MWSLGATALQLLSRAAKHAFAQGARQDLNRWLPRQGAATAAEPGEAPGRGGASEGLFWGEQNGLHHYPPPSPPPHHHPSVEPSVEILLCQLPEVGPGLSEGRTWRCSGCLLGTCWCKSCLSACFLAALCFASLALVRQYLRDLMLWAESLDSLAGVLLFTVGFIVVSFPCGWGYILLNVAAGYLYGFVLGMGLMVLGVLIGTFISHVVCRKLLAEWVLARIQGSEKLAAVIRVVEGGSGLKVVALARLTPIPFGLQNAVFSITDLSLPNYLMASSIGLLPTQLLNSYLGTTLRTMEDVIAEQSVSGYFIFSLQIVISIGLMFYVVHRAQVELNAAIVACEMEMKTSLVKSSLPSNSNSSFCSKRTLAFSGGGINIV, via the exons ATGTGGAGCTTGGGCGCGACGGCGCTGCAGCTGCTCTCGCGGGCGGCCAAGCATGCCTTCGCCCAGGGAGCCCGGCAGGACCTGAACCGCTGGCTGCCCCGGCAGGGGGCGGCGACGGCGGCGGAGCCGGGCGAGGCGCCGGGCCGCGGAGGAGCCTCCGAGGGGCTGTTTTGGGGAGAACAGAACGGGCTGCACCATTACCCGCCGCCGTCGCCGCCTCCGCACCACCACCCTTCCGTGGAGCCGTCGGTGGAGATCCTGCTGTGCCAGCTGCCCGAAGTGGGTCCCGGCTTGTCCGAGGGCAGGACGTGGCGCTGCTCGGGCTGCCTGCTGGGCACCTGCTGGTGCAAGAGCTGCCTGAGCGCGTGCTTCTTGGCGGCGCTGTGCTTCGCCTCGCTCGCCCTGGTGCGCCAGTACCTGCGGGACCTGATGCTGTGGGCCGAGAGCCTGGACAGCCTGGCCGGCGTGCTGCTCTTCACCGTGGGTTTCATCGTGGTGTCCTTCCCGTGCGGCTGGGGCTACATCCTGCTCAACGTGGCCGCCGGCTACCTCTACGGCTTCGTGCTGGGCATGGGCCTCATGGTGCTGGGGGTCCTCATCGGCACCTTCATCTCCCATGTGgtctgcaggaagctgctggcGGAATGGGTGCTGGCCAGGATCCAGGGCAGCGAGAAGCTCGCCGCTGTCATCCGCGTGGTGGAGGGAGGAAGTGGCCTCAAGGTGGTGGCTCTGGCCAGGCTCACCCCGATACCCTTCGGGCTCCAAAACGCCGTCTTCTCA ATAACGGATCTTTCATTACCAAACTATCTGATGGCTTCTTCCATTGGATTGCTTCCAACTCAACTCTTAAACTCCTACCTGGGCACTACCTTGCGCACTATGGAGGATGTCATTGCAGAACAAAGTGTTAGTGGCTACTTCATTTTTAGTTTACAG ATTGTAATAAGTATAGGCCTCATGTTTTATGTTGTCCACCGGGCTCAAGTGGAATTGAATGCAGCCATAGTCGCATGTGAAATGGAAATGAAGACATCACTTGTTAAAAGCAGTCTACCAAGCAACAGCAACTCCTCCTTTTGCAGCAAGAGGACGCTTGCATTTTCTGGAGGAGGAATCAACATTGTATga